Proteins encoded by one window of Microplitis demolitor isolate Queensland-Clemson2020A chromosome 6, iyMicDemo2.1a, whole genome shotgun sequence:
- the LOC103577351 gene encoding titin homolog — protein MGNASAKNARRLSTSTGSNSKRVHWGGPGLPAPPGKPVLIPGSSDDSQPDIVGIRWERSPSNGGSAIIGYLVEHRRMGSPHWVRSSPNLCPFPELTLSGLEPGWRYQFRVRAQNGLGLSQPSELSDPLTVTLQRSAATIPHFELELKDTTALENEQAEFVVKFSGLPVPKISWFKDGFEIFSSRRTRIITENNKSTLLIHQTALNDEGEIKCTATNRAGHISTRARLILEAAPRIRLPRQYEDGLLFEQDEAIRLKVSIAGKPVPNVTWLHDGEVIKSDDRHIIDAFDSGECSMRIPAAKRKDRGEYTVKAVNKLGEDIASFLVTVTDRPSAPGKAKIAMTLGRSVTLSWNEPEDDGGCKIGTYILEYYRIGWDVWLKAATCRQPTTTLSELIEGSEYKFRVKAENPYGVSDPSEESDVIFIPDPKRGINAPLRADKSQSQREIHRGRAERRDQSEPAKRTRSLTREEAIRDIPTNEFQTPPSRSASAHKLVLGPPPKPPRADSRVTFSDTVFLHVEKPLEDDDAPVAPTRPRTKRDKQQNSTDDEVVKEKHQVISVPERSLNIPTFTRQTTFDDSERTYSLTKEKSPSPLPTIQIHHMSGDDREKERRLLPREATEEEDEEDEEKFHGSSEIMLVLYPDEETGKKNPLIRSASEGDAEENDEDLLPPPMSLSLPELFSADHQIVEILREAVSSTELLHERAMERFYKAVAVEEAEAAKKNESGVIEKPKEGLDFISGRLRNTRLKRRLSSGSPTQAKNKWSRRRSSEGQTSPQLRGIPASLMLPVPQIIASDPNLHEDSIDEEPATTFQPTSPTPSAGLRHWDDKNMPLVPEKHAEEYELQTAEESFTHVEYRRDVKTPDREIAYDSIVADDYEESTDAETEPESDSSEDLRTLKSRILAQPIMDEEDTYHPRGRPILYVPPPDPEYRVVDTSVQARPLYTPNNNIQPKSILKKRTEEDPVPVNNFGRPIPPEKPIVERPKNTEDVKDNKEVPQEPIVTLRKKSLTDLSGTATNAPVMSELDSDNASLLNAAEVAKNRRRSNQKPVVEKKSSVEEREDLEARQAVVDHYMEIVREYSLSHAVHPITRYASNGALNNSNNSNNNTQNNKINSNKMDSGLIPSPTVQTKQIENVSMKKDEEIRGRKNNVSSRVTTPTPTPTSTPAPALTSSPVKEDTRSSRRVSRNEPSAPRSRNVSAERNPRSSSKTRTSSSTRSSSKTRAQEVTQDRVPSRSSSRTRKREKSRDREPPASRSSSRQRGEAAQSKISSRNSSRERFRTVDVSPSDSETSQRMMGRKINSHRSLERHRRNSRSYDRPDMKNNFELPANGITERLMAEAHFNVRSSMSYTIDLIILIAAAYVYLFKKEVFAIPLICLLLYRRVQEDIRGWIPKWWKAKPREQ, from the exons ATGGGGAATGCATCAGCTAAGAATGCAAGAAGACTATCAACATCAACCGGAAGTAACTCCAAGAGAGTCCACTGGGGTGGTCCAG gaCTTCCGGCGCCACCAGGAAAGCCAGTTCTAATTCCCGGTTCATCGGATGACTCTCAGCCAGACATTGTCGGTATACGATGGGAACGATCACCTAGCAATGGTGGTTCCGCGATAATTGGTTATTTAGTTGAACATCGACGTATGGGCTCACCGCATTGGGTCAGATCATCGCCAAACCTCTGTCCATTTCCGGAGTTAACTCTCAGTGGACTAGAACCAGGATGGAGGTATCAGTTTCGCGTGAGAGCGCAGAACGGTTTAGGACTCTCTCAACCGAGTGAACTGTCAGATCCGCTGACAGTTACGCTTCAAAGATCAGCAGCCACAATACCACATTTTGAATTGGAACTGAAAGATACCACCGCACTTGAAAATGAACAA GCAGAATTTGTTGTTAAATTTTCTGGATTACCGGTTCCTAAAATTTCGTGGTTCAAAGATgggtttgaaattttcagcagcagaagaacaagaataattacagagaataataaaagtacACTTCTTATTCATCAGACAGCATTAAATGATGAAGGGGAAATAAAATGTACGGCTACAAACCGTGCTGGACATATAAGCACTCGAGCAAGACTTATTCTCGAAG ctGCGCCGAGAATAAGACTTCCTAGACAGTATGAAGATGGGCTTCTTTTCGAGCAAGATGAAGCAATTAGACTGAAAGTATCCATAGCAGGAAAACCAGTACCGAATGTTACCTGGTTACACGACGGTGAAGTTATAAAGTCAGATGATAGGCACATAATTGATGCGTTTGATAGTGGAGAGTGTTCAATGAGGATACCAGCAGCCAAGAGAAAAGACCGTGGAGAGTATACTGTGAAAGCTGTTAATAAACTTGGAGAAGATATTGCTTCCTTTCTAGTTACCGTTACAG ATCGTCCATCGGCTCCAGGAAAAGCCAAGATAGCGATGACCTTGGGCAGATCCGTGACATTGTCTTGGAATGAACCCGAAGATGACGGTGGCTGTAAAATAGGGACATATATTCTTGAGTATTATCGT ATTGGTTGGGACGTTTGGCTAAAAGCAGCAACTTGTCGGCAACCAACTACGACCTTGAGCGAACTCATTGAGGGTTCGGAGTATAAATTTCGCGTTAAAGCTGAAAATCCATATGGTGTTAGCGATCCCAGTGAAGAGAGTGATGTCATCTTCATTCCAGACCCTAAAAGAGG aaTAAACGCACCTTTACGGGCAGATAAATCACAGAGTCAACGAGAAATACATCGAGGTAGAGCTGAAAGACGTGATCAAAGTGAACCGGCTAAAAGAACTCGTAGTTTAACACGCGAAGAAGCGATCCGTGATATTCCTACTAATGAATTTCAGACTCCGCCTTCAAGATCAGCATCAGCACATAAATTAGTTTTAGGACCGCCACCGAAACCACCTCGTGCTGATAGCAGAGTTACTTTTTCAGATACTGTTTTTTTGCATGTTGAAAAACCTCTTGAAGATGACGATGCGCCCGTTGCACCAACAAGACCAAGAACCAAAAGagataaacaacaaaattctACAGATGATGAAGTAGTAAAAGAAAAACATCAG gtTATCAGTGTACCGGAAAGGTCATTAAATATTCCGACGTTTACTAGACAAACGACTTTTGATGATTCTGAAAGAACGTATTCattaacaaaagaaaaatcacCGTCACCATTGCCGACAATTCAAATCCATCATATGAGTGGTGATGATCGTGAAAAGGAGCGGCGTTTATTGCCGCGAGAAGCtactgaagaagaagatgaagagGACGAAGAAAAATTCCATGGTAGTTCAGAAATTATGTTAGTACTTTATCCAGACGAAGAGactggtaaaaaaaatccgtTGATAAGATCCGCTTCTGAAGGTGACGCTGAAGAAAATGATGAAGATTTATTGCCTCCACCGATGTCATTATCATTACCAGAATTATTTAGCGCAGATCATCAGATTGTAGAGATACTTCGCGAGGCTGTAAGCTCTACAGAACTCCTGCATGAACGTGCGATGGAGAGATTTTATAAGGCGGTTGCAGTTGAGGAGGCAGAAGCAGCCAAGAAAAATGAGTCAGGAGTAATCGAAAAGCCCAAAGAAGGTCTAGATTTTATATCTGGTCGCTTGAGAAATACACGATTGAAAAGAAGATTATCTTCGGGATCTCCTACACAAGCGAAAAATAAATGGAGTCGCAGACGATCGAGTGAAGGACAAACCTCTCCGCAGTTACGAGGAATTCCAGCGAGTCTTATGCTTCCAGTACCTCAGATTATTGCTTCAGATCCAAATTTGCATGAGGATTCGATCGATGAAGAGCCAGCTACAACTTTTCAGCCAACATCTCCAACTCCGTCCGCTGGCTTGCGTCATTGGGACGACAAAAATATGCCTTTAGTACCAGAAAAACATGCTGAAGAATACGAACTACAGACTGCTGAAGAATCTTTTACTCATGTTGAGTATCGACGTGACGTTAAAACTCCAGACAGAGAAATTGCTTACGATTCAATTGTTGCTGATGACTATGAAGAATCAACTGATGCTGAAACAGAGCCTGAGAGTGACAGCAGCGAAGACTTGAGAACACTCAAGTCCAGAATACTAGCACAACCAATTATGGATGAAGAAGACACTTATCATCCACGTGGGCGACCCATTCTTTATGTCCCACCCCCAGACCCCGAGTATAGAGTTGTAGACACTTCTGTACAAGCTAGACCTCTTTACACGCCCAACAATAACATCCAGCCCAagtcaatattaaaaaaacgcACAGAAGAAGATCCCGTGCCTGTTAATAATTTTGGCCGGCCTATTCCTCCGGAGAAGCCGATTGTAGAACGTCCGAAAAATACTGAAGATGTTAAAGATAACAAAGAGGTACCACAGGAGCCTATTGTtactttaagaaaaaaatcactgaCTGATTTATCTGGTACTGCAACAAATGCTCCCGTTATGTCTGAATTAGATAGTGATAATGCAAGTCTATTGAATGCTGCTGAAGTTGCTAAAAATAGAAGACGATCTAATCAAAAACCGgtggtagaaaaaaaatcgtcggTTGAAGAAAGAGAGGATTTAGAAGCAAGACAAGCAGTCGTTGATCATTACATGGAAATCGTacgtgaatattcactaagtCATGCTGTTCATCCTATTACGAGGTATGCGTCCAATGGAGCAttgaataatagtaataatagtaacaataatactcagaataataaaataaattcaaataaaatggaTTCTGGATTGATTCCAAGTCCGACAGTTCAGACAAAACAAATAGAAAATGtttcaatgaaaaaagatGAGGAAATACggggaagaaaaaataatgtcaGTTCAAGAGTTACTACTCCTACCCCCACTCCCACTTCAACTCCAGCTCCAGCTTTGACTTCATCTCCAGTAAAAGAAGACACAAGATCTAGCCGAAGAGTTTCTAGAAATGAACCATCAGCACCAAGATCAAGAAATGTTTCAGCagaaagaaatcctagatcaTCATCAAAGACTAGAACTTCATCATCAACAAGATCTTCATCAAAAACAAGAGCCCAAGAAGTAACGCAAGATCGTGTGCCTTCAAGATCTTCTTCGCGAACACGAAAACGTGAAAAATCACGAGACAGAGAACCTCCAGCTTCGCGATCATCTTCACGACAAAGAGGGGAAGCAGCACAaagtaaaatttcatcaagaaATAGCTCGAGGGAACGATTCAGAACCGTCGATGTAAGTCCTAGTGATTCAGAAACCTCCCAGAGAATGATGGGGAGAAAAATAAACAGCCATCGATCTCTAGAGAGACACAGACGAAATTCACGATCTTATGATAGGCCGGACatgaagaataattttgaactaCCGGCTAATGGAATCACTGAGCGATTGATGGCTGAAGCCCATTTTAATGTCAGATCATCAATGAGTTAcactattgatttaattattctaatcGCCGCCGCCtatgtctatttatttaaaaaagaagtaTTTGCGATTCCGCTGATTTGTCTTCTTCTTTACCGCAGAGTCCAGGAAGATATCAGAGGCTGGATACCCAAATGGTGGAAAGCGAAACCTCgagaacaataa